In Sodalis ligni, a single genomic region encodes these proteins:
- a CDS encoding winged helix-turn-helix transcriptional regulator yields MKTTGKEIRSHCAVNYGVEIFGDRWSLLIIRDIVFAGKKTYGEFLKSEEGIATNVLASRLAFLEAQGILSRVPSPDDGRKDFYTLTEKAWTSFPSC; encoded by the coding sequence ATGAAAACGACAGGTAAAGAAATCAGGTCACACTGCGCGGTGAACTACGGCGTGGAGATCTTTGGCGACCGGTGGTCGCTCTTGATCATTCGCGACATCGTTTTCGCCGGTAAGAAGACCTATGGCGAGTTCCTGAAATCAGAAGAGGGAATCGCGACCAATGTCCTTGCTTCCCGCCTTGCCTTTCTTGAGGCGCAAGGCATTCTCTCGAGGGTGCCCAGCCCCGATGACGGGCGCAAGGACTTCTACACGCTGACCGAAAAGGCCTGGACCTCATTCCCATCATGCTGA
- a CDS encoding SDR family oxidoreductase translates to MRVLVTGGTGHIGSYIIPELVAAGHEVTGLARSDKAAEAVAALGAKARRGDISDLEGLKAAAADADGVIHVAHRQDLLPSGGIDAVAAAELQIMLAYGEALAGSGKPLVVSGSIGAPGWEKLGRPATEEDPSLPGGDAYKGTLRVRNVVDLAVIGLAERGVRSSIVRIPTIAHSTTDVAFLPLLIGLAKEKGVIGYPGEGANLWPAVHARDLAILFRLALEKGGAGKYWHGVESEGIPFRAIAEAIGSRLNVPAVSIPADVLMLPGYFGFLANLVTLDLPASNLITRQALGWEPTQPDLFADMDNGHYFPAA, encoded by the coding sequence ATGCGCGTTTTAGTTACTGGAGGAACCGGCCATATCGGTTCGTACATCATCCCTGAACTGGTCGCGGCCGGACACGAAGTTACCGGCCTGGCCCGCTCGGACAAGGCCGCAGAGGCGGTGGCCGCACTTGGCGCCAAGGCGCGGCGCGGGGATATTTCCGACCTTGAGGGGCTCAAGGCGGCGGCGGCGGACGCCGACGGCGTCATTCACGTCGCCCACAGGCAAGACCTGCTTCCCTCCGGTGGGATCGACGCCGTGGCCGCCGCGGAACTCCAGATCATGCTCGCGTACGGCGAGGCGCTGGCTGGAAGCGGCAAGCCGCTGGTCGTGTCGGGGAGCATCGGCGCGCCCGGGTGGGAAAAACTGGGCCGGCCGGCCACCGAGGAAGACCCGTCACTTCCCGGCGGCGATGCGTACAAGGGGACCCTGCGGGTGCGTAACGTCGTCGATCTCGCCGTCATCGGCCTCGCCGAGCGGGGCGTGCGGTCGTCGATCGTGCGGATCCCTACCATCGCGCACAGCACGACCGACGTCGCCTTCCTGCCATTGTTGATCGGGCTGGCGAAGGAAAAGGGCGTCATCGGTTATCCGGGAGAAGGCGCGAACCTGTGGCCGGCCGTACACGCCCGTGACCTCGCCATCTTGTTCCGCCTGGCGCTGGAGAAGGGTGGGGCAGGCAAATATTGGCATGGGGTCGAGAGTGAGGGCATCCCGTTCCGCGCCATCGCCGAGGCCATTGGCAGCCGCCTGAACGTGCCGGCCGTGAGCATTCCCGCAGACGTGCTGATGCTGCCAGGCTACTTTGGATTCCTGGCAAACCTGGTCACGCTCGATCTCCCAGCATCGAACCTTATCACCCGGCAGGCCCTGGGCTGGGAACCCACTCAGCCCGACCTGTTCGCCGATATGGACAACGGCCACTATTTTCCGGCTGCCTGA
- a CDS encoding NADPH-dependent F420 reductase translates to MSTISIIGSGGMAAAIGGLAAKAGHAVEVMSRDAAKARALAEQAGARATTGTFGAVPAGDIVILAVPYSAVLNVVKQYGDKLAGKLLVDITNPVAADLTSFVTPGDSSGAQEIARAAPADAVIVKAFNTLFSHVLAAGSFQGRSLDVFIAGDDARAKGMSRYSLRASDCARWISDCCPWRGRWNTSACCRWACSHTPSSTPTFQSGSAFPAELTRSTIFSSHLQGTAACAF, encoded by the coding sequence ATGAGCACTATCAGCATCATCGGCTCAGGCGGCATGGCCGCAGCGATCGGCGGCCTGGCCGCCAAGGCCGGACACGCCGTCGAGGTGATGAGCCGCGACGCCGCCAAGGCGCGGGCGCTGGCCGAGCAGGCCGGGGCCCGCGCGACGACAGGCACGTTCGGTGCCGTTCCGGCCGGGGATATTGTCATCCTGGCGGTTCCGTACTCCGCCGTTCTGAACGTCGTGAAGCAATACGGTGACAAGCTTGCAGGCAAGCTACTGGTCGACATCACCAACCCCGTCGCCGCCGACCTCACGAGCTTTGTGACACCTGGCGACAGCTCCGGCGCGCAGGAGATAGCGCGGGCCGCTCCCGCCGACGCGGTGATCGTCAAGGCATTCAACACCCTGTTCTCCCACGTCCTGGCTGCCGGCTCATTCCAGGGGCGCTCGCTAGACGTCTTTATCGCGGGCGACGACGCGCGGGCGAAGGGCATGTCGCGGTATTCATTGAGAGCCTCGGACTGCGCCCGATGGATATCGGACTGCTGCCCATGGCGCGGACGCTGGAACACGTCTGCTTGCTGTCGCTGGGCCTGCTCGCACACGCCATCAAGCACACCAACTTTTCAATCGGGGTCAGCCTTCCCGGCTGAGCTCACCCGTAGCACTATTTTTTCATCTCACTTACAAGGAACAGCAGCATGCGCGTTTTAG